A stretch of the Candidatus Aegiribacteria sp. genome encodes the following:
- a CDS encoding phosphatidate cytidylyltransferase, translating to MKPFHSLVNRIAIAVPGIGLFVAVALLNIPILTVILFSSIAALCGAEAISLLDSGAGISKKVGGAILAGGAAASVSLLDPAFALVILLIPGAVMSLWWVLEEGVTDAGKRITGSIGIMAVIALGFGLLARLRLDFESPWILFIPLILCWAADTMAYFIGSAFGKHKLAPAVSPAKSWEGFIAGMAGAVAGAVFAGTAGAGFPLFLMVATGIAGGIAAVTGDLFESALKRDAGIKDTGSILPGHGGVLDRFDSILAVVPVVWLILMFYGSAGGSL from the coding sequence ATGAAGCCATTTCATTCACTTGTGAATAGAATTGCCATTGCCGTTCCAGGTATTGGACTATTTGTTGCGGTAGCTCTTCTGAATATACCGATTCTTACAGTCATACTATTTTCTTCAATAGCAGCATTGTGCGGAGCAGAGGCAATTTCTCTCCTGGACTCCGGTGCAGGAATTTCAAAGAAAGTAGGAGGAGCGATTCTGGCTGGAGGTGCGGCTGCATCAGTTTCTCTGCTTGATCCTGCTTTCGCTTTAGTGATTCTCCTGATTCCAGGTGCAGTGATGTCACTCTGGTGGGTTCTCGAGGAGGGTGTTACCGATGCAGGAAAAAGGATTACGGGCAGCATCGGAATCATGGCTGTTATCGCGCTCGGTTTTGGTCTTCTGGCAAGATTGAGACTTGATTTTGAGTCACCCTGGATTCTTTTCATACCGCTTATTCTATGTTGGGCTGCAGATACGATGGCCTATTTCATTGGAAGTGCCTTCGGAAAACACAAACTGGCACCCGCTGTCAGCCCGGCAAAATCCTGGGAGGGATTCATTGCAGGTATGGCGGGAGCTGTTGCAGGAGCAGTGTTCGCAGGTACAGCTGGAGCAGGATTCCCACTGTTTCTGATGGTCGCGACCGGAATAGCAGGTGGAATAGCTGCTGTTACAGGTGATCTTTTTGAATCCGCTCTGAAAAGGGATGCAGGCATAAAGGACACCGGCTCAATCCTTCCGGGGCACGGAGGTGTGCTTGACCGGTTTGACAGTATTCTTGCTGTAGTTCCTGTAGTATGGTTAATACTTATGTTCTACGGATCTGCAGGAGGTTCCTTATGA
- a CDS encoding isoprenyl transferase, whose translation MDGNGRWARSRGLPRIDGHKAAEKSIHEAVEYCGEIGVKYLTLFAFSTENWKRPKAEVSFIMFLLSRFIKNNIDNLDDKDVKIRATGRLDDLPAKPRADLDAAITRTESNQGLNLILALSYGGRAEIVDAVKRIAGDIKAGSKSMMDISEKSISSRMYLPDVPDPDLIIRTSGEKRFSNFLLWESAYSELYFTDTLWPDFRRKHLQEAFEDYGSRRRRFGDIGGN comes from the coding sequence ATGGACGGCAATGGTCGCTGGGCAAGATCGCGCGGTCTTCCAAGAATTGATGGACATAAAGCTGCTGAGAAATCCATTCATGAAGCAGTTGAATACTGCGGCGAGATTGGAGTCAAATACCTTACTCTATTCGCCTTTTCTACAGAAAACTGGAAACGCCCAAAGGCTGAAGTCAGTTTCATAATGTTCCTTCTAAGCAGATTCATAAAAAATAACATTGACAATCTTGATGACAAAGATGTTAAGATTCGCGCTACAGGCAGACTTGATGATCTTCCCGCAAAACCCCGTGCTGATCTTGACGCAGCTATTACCAGGACAGAATCTAATCAGGGTCTGAACCTGATTCTTGCATTGAGCTACGGCGGCAGAGCGGAGATAGTTGATGCCGTGAAACGCATAGCCGGTGATATTAAAGCCGGCAGTAAATCCATGATGGATATTTCAGAAAAATCAATCTCTTCGCGCATGTACCTTCCTGACGTACCCGATCCTGACTTGATAATTCGTACGAGCGGGGAGAAAAGGTTTTCCAATTTTCTTTTATGGGAATCAGCGTATTCAGAATTGTATTTTACCGATACTTTATGGCCTGATTTCAGACGGAAACACCTGCAGGAGGCTTTCGAGGACTACGGATCCAGGCGGAGACGTTTTGGAGATATTGGCGGTAACTGA
- the frr gene encoding ribosome recycling factor: MVTELLEDQKNKMKKTVENTAREMAVIRTGKASPALLDNIRVECWGGQHPIKQVAGLSAPEPRLIVIQPFDPSTSDAIVRAIQKSDLGLRANADGPVIRIPVPKLSDDRRKELGRHVRAMAESGRTSIRNIRRSGNELLHKASKASDITEDEERKALSEIQESADNAITEIDRLLEVKEADILEV, from the coding sequence ATGGTAACCGAGCTTCTTGAAGATCAGAAAAACAAAATGAAGAAAACAGTAGAAAATACTGCACGCGAAATGGCTGTTATCAGAACCGGGAAAGCCAGCCCTGCTTTACTTGATAACATCCGTGTGGAATGCTGGGGAGGGCAGCACCCGATAAAACAGGTTGCCGGTCTTTCCGCACCGGAACCAAGGCTTATCGTTATTCAGCCTTTCGATCCATCAACATCTGATGCCATTGTAAGAGCGATTCAGAAATCAGATCTTGGACTCAGAGCTAATGCGGATGGTCCGGTTATACGGATTCCTGTGCCGAAACTATCCGATGATAGAAGAAAAGAATTGGGCCGTCATGTCAGAGCGATGGCAGAGTCGGGAAGAACATCTATCAGGAATATCAGGAGAAGTGGTAATGAATTGCTGCATAAGGCCAGCAAAGCAAGCGATATTACCGAGGATGAAGAGCGTAAGGCTCTAAGCGAGATACAGGAATCAGCCGATAATGCCATTACCGAGATAGACAGACTTCTTGAGGTGAAGGAAGCTGACATTCTTGAGGTCTGA
- the pyrH gene encoding UMP kinase: MKEEDQPVRILLKLSGEVLAGETGHGLDSLTVKKLTDSLMDLVSDGIQVGIVTGGGNFIRGRDLSSVDRITGDQMGMIATVINSLALRDAIEKHGGNAAVLSAIAMPGFLEPFSSRLANDYLECGYVVIYAGGTGNPCLTTDTAAALRAVQTGCSMLLKGTKVDGIYDSDPMHNPDAKRFAQLSFDEVLKLDLKVMDAAAVAICRDAELPISIFDIRDPGNIVRILSEPSIGSIVGRNDSW; this comes from the coding sequence ATGAAAGAGGAAGACCAGCCTGTCAGGATTCTCCTTAAATTAAGCGGAGAGGTTCTGGCTGGCGAAACTGGTCACGGTCTTGATTCTCTTACAGTAAAGAAGCTGACAGATTCCTTGATGGATCTTGTTTCAGATGGTATTCAGGTTGGAATCGTAACAGGTGGGGGCAATTTCATCCGGGGAAGAGATCTTTCGTCAGTAGATCGAATTACCGGGGACCAGATGGGAATGATTGCTACTGTAATTAACAGTCTTGCACTTAGAGACGCTATTGAGAAGCACGGTGGTAATGCTGCCGTGCTTTCTGCCATTGCGATGCCTGGCTTTCTGGAACCCTTCTCATCCCGCCTTGCGAATGACTATCTTGAATGTGGATATGTTGTCATTTATGCCGGCGGAACCGGCAACCCATGTCTGACAACTGACACTGCGGCAGCACTCAGAGCGGTTCAGACAGGCTGTTCTATGCTGCTGAAAGGTACGAAAGTCGATGGCATTTACGACAGTGATCCAATGCATAATCCCGATGCGAAACGATTTGCGCAGTTATCATTTGACGAGGTTCTCAAGCTCGACCTGAAGGTTATGGATGCTGCAGCTGTTGCCATCTGTCGCGATGCCGAACTTCCTATTAGTATTTTTGATATCAGGGATCCGGGGAATATTGTCAGGATTCTTTCAGAACCGTCTATTGGAAGTATTGTTGGGAGGAATGATTCATGGTAA